The Amaranthus tricolor cultivar Red isolate AtriRed21 chromosome 6, ASM2621246v1, whole genome shotgun sequence genome has a segment encoding these proteins:
- the LOC130814877 gene encoding dicer-like protein 4 isoform X3 codes for MTPQVLLRCLCHCFIRMDRIALMIFDECHYAQLESNHPYAEIMKVFYDRKVDKAPRIFGMTASPICGKGASINNLQALLHAKVYTVHDKRELETFVVSPVVQVYYYSSNDKLLESHNKCLDKLEEIKRQCTSMLCRSSDDLSRVQNTKKLLQKLHNNILFCLTSLGLWGALQACRVHLNGGDCERIQLVDLKRNFGDDILQNEYLARIASLLETECMGVDVAEGTADMLCNKLLKEPFFSQKVLRLIGILSNFRSRPGMKCIIFVNRIIIARSLAYILGQIKILSAWKCDYLIGVHSNRMSRKITYDILEDFRCGKLNLLVATKVGEEGLDIQTCCLVIRFDLPETLASFIQSRGRARMPQSEYAFLVNSQNDRERYLMDSFRKDEDRMNMVIRERKPNGVIADINEEVYSVGSTGATISIQTSISLVYHYCSKLPHDEYFSPMPDLFYVDDNEGVICNIIFPSNAPIHHIVSTPQSNIEAAKKDACLRACKELHQVGALTDYLLPEQDDTLEEDDLDLRNYDGIEDEDSPLVLQEMVVPAVLQIPWSDVDKCVYLNAYFIRFKPKPHDRQYKEFGLFVKEPLPHEAERMKIDLHLARGRSVLADLIPSGVTKFNDEEMLLAMNFQEICLKIILDRSEFVCDHVPLKTNKVRAFDSSIYYLLLPIVPQEHDSSIYVDWMVIKRCLSSPIFTSVGRLVDTQIALDSHLQLADGPISTNDILNSLIYVAHKNSFFFVSRILPDKNGYNLYNNSASHIDYLSDKFGIHLAYPRQPLLQAKQLFCLHNLLHLRNRENIESFELEEHFFELAPELCELKIIGFSKEIGSSLSLLPSIMHRVENMLVAIELKDMLSKSFAEGTLITAERILEALTTEKCQESFSLERLEVLGDAFLKFAVGRYLFLKHKTFDEGQLSRRRSNLVNNSNLCKLGIKKKLQGYIRDQEFDPRQFFALGRPCSVKCTKEKEHSIHYDCEGNRKNGNDPHQVRCSRNHHWLTKKTIADVVEALLGAYIVDSGFKATMAFLRWFGLPVEFEVSQVFHAWTASSKFISLADHVSIPDIEGVLGHTFAHKGLILEAFVHASYNRHGGGCYQRLEFLGDAVLDYLITSYLYSVFPTLKPGQLTDLRSSLVNNSLFAEVAASSLHKFIICDNNNLRTAIDKFVNYIKKPASERHLLEEPLCPKVLGDMVESCIGAIILDAGFDLNHVWKVMLSFLYPVMRFSNLQINPIRELLELCQHHHWSIKFSPSKISNSYMIEATVTGENFCCSASAMFCSIKGAKRVAAQQVTEKLKAQGYRLKAKSLDEILQTMPKMEPRLIGYDEMPLSQVSSRELADAGNLSLENHFNTSVNPEIDFQRLTLNDSAVTNGCANAEFNVCELAKFLSCSQRKSRKASCQSIEDDCNIDLNVHGNHQGKAKAKSRLNEICVTNCWRAPVYERCKEEGPSHLKLFTFKVVVIIENAEDIILECFGGPQLKKKVATEEAAEGALWFLEKAGYIT; via the exons ATGACTCCACAAGTTTTGTTGCGTTGTTTATGTCATTGCTTCATTAGGATGGACAGAATTGCTCTCATGATCTTTGATGAGTGTCATTATGCACAACTTGAGAGTAATCATCCTTATGCTGAGATCATGAAG GTTTTCTATGATAGAAAAGTTGATAAAGCTCCCCGTATTTTTGGCATGACAGCATCTCCCATATGTGGGAAAG GTGCGTCCATCAATAATCTTCAAGCTTTGCTTCATGCTAAG GTTTATACTGTTCATGACAAAAGAGAACTGGAAACATTTGTTGTATCTCCTGTGGTCCAAGTGTATTATTATAGCTCAAATGACAAATTATTGGAATCTCACAATAAGTGTTTGGATAAACTTGAAGAGATTAAACGTCAG TGTACATCTATGCTATGCAGGAGCAGTGATGATCTCTCTAGAGTACAGAACACCAAGAAACTTCTCCAAAAGCTGCATAATAATATACTTTTTTGTTTAACTAGCCTTGGTCTATGGGGTGCATTACAA GCGTGTCGTGTTCATTTGAATGGTGGTGACTGTGAAAGAATTCAGCTTGTAGATCTAAAAAGAAACTTTGGCGATGACATCTTACAAAATGAATATCTAGCTCGGATTGCATCTCTACTAGAAACAGAATGTATGGGAG TAGATGTTGCTGAGGGAACCGCTGATATGTTATGTAACAAGCTTCTTAAAGAGCCATTTTTCTCACAGAAGGTTTTGCGTCTTATTGGAATCTTGTCAAACTTTAG GTCAAGGCCAGGTATGAAAtgtataatttttgttaatagGATTATTATTGCCAGATCTTTGGCATATATCCTTGGACAAATTAAGATTTTATCTGCTTGGAAATGTGATTACCTGATTGGCGTTCACTCAAACCGTATGTCCAGAAAAATCACGTATGATATTTTAGAAGATTTCCGGTGTGGGAAG CTAAATCTTTTGGTTGCTACTAAAGTTGGTGAAGAAGGACTTGACATTCAGACATGCTGTCTTGTAATACGATTTGATCTTCCTGAAACTTTGGCAAGCTTTATACAATCTAGAGGTCGTGCTCGAATGCCTCAGTCAGAATATGCTTTTTTAGTTAACAG TCAAAACGATAGAGAGCGCTATCTAATGGACAGTTTCAGAAAAGATGAAGATCGCATGAACATGGTTATCAGAGAAAGAAAACCAAATGGAGTGATTGCTGATATTAATGAAGAAGTCTATTCAGTGGGTTCCACTGGTGCTACCATTAGTATTCAAACTAGCATTTCATTGGTCTATCATTATTGTTCTAAACTTCCACATGATGA GTATTTCAGCCCCATGCCAGATCttttttatgttgatgataatgAAGGAGTTATATGCAACataatttttccttctaatGCTCCTATTCATCACATAGTGAGTACACCTCAATCTAATATAGAAGCAGCGAAAAAGGATGCTTGTCTAAGGGCATGCAAGGAATTGCATCAGGTTGGTGCCTTAACTGACTATCTCCTACCAGAACAAGATGATACATTGGAAGAGGATGACCTTGATTTGCGTAATTATGATGGAATAGAAG ACGAGGATTCACCACTTGTGCTGCAGGAGATGGTAGTTCCTGCTGTGCTGCAAATACCTTGGTCTGATGTGGATAAATGCGTCTATCTGAATGCCTACTTTATAAGGTTTAAACCTAAACCACATGATAGGCAATATAAAGAATTTGGCCTTTTTGTCAAAGAACCTCTGCCGCACGAGGCTGAGAGAATGAAGATTGATCTTCATCTTGCCCGTGGTAGATCTGTATTAGCCGATTTGATTCCTTCCGGAGTTACTAAATTTAATGATGAAGAG ATGCTGCTGGCTATGAATTTTCAAGAAATTTGCCTTAAAATAATTCTTGATCGGTCAGAATTTGTGTGTGATCATGTTCCCCTGAAGACTAATAAAGTTCGTGCATTTGATTCATCCATATACTATCTGTTGCTTCCTATTGTTCCACAAGAGCATGATAGCTCAATATATGTGGATTGGATGGTCATTAAAAGATGCTTGTCATCGCCAATTTTTACATCTGTTGGTCGTTTAGTTGATACCCAAATTGCTCTTGATAGTCATTTGCAGCTTGCTGATGGACCTATCAGTACGAATGATATTCTTAATAGTCTAATATATGTTGCTCACAAGAACTCGTTCTTCTTTGTTTCTCGAATTCTCCCAGACAAGAATGGGTACAACCTCTACAATAATTCGGCAAGCCATATAGACTACTTGAGTGACAA ATTTGGGATTCATCTAGCATACCCAAGACAACCTCTACTACAAGCAAAACAGCTCTTTTGCTTACACAATTTGCTGCATCTTCGGAACAGAGAAAATATAG AGTCTTTTGAACTAGAAGAGCATTTCTTCGAATTGGCACCTGAGCTATGTGAACTAAAGATAATTGGCTTCTCCAAAGAAATAGGGAGTTCATTGTCTTTGTTGCCATCTATCATGCATCGTGTGGAAAACATGCTTGTAGCAATTGAATTGAAGGATATGTTGTCCAAGTCATTTGCTGAGGGGACATTGATAACTGCCGAACGT ATTCTTGAAGCTTTGACTACAGAAAAATGCCAAGAAAGTTTTTCCCTTGAGAGACTTGAAGTTCTTGGTGATGCCTTTCTCAAGTTTGCCGTGGGACGATACCTTTTTCTTAAGCACAAAACTTTTGATGAAGGGCAGCTGTCTAGGAGGCGTTCTAATCTCGTAAACAACTCCAATTTATGCAAGCTGGGTATTAAAAAGAAATTACAG GGATACATACGTGATCAAGAATTTGATCCTCGACAATTCTTTGCTCTTGGTCGGCCTTGTTCAGTGAAATGTACCAAGGAAAAGGAACATTCTATCCATTATGATTGTGAAGGTAACAGGAAAAACGGGAATGATCCTCATCAAGTGAGATGTAGTAGGAATCATCATTGGTTAACCAAGAAAACAATTGCTGATGTAGTTGAAGCATTACTTGGAGCTTACATAGTTGATAGTGGCTTTAAAGCAACAATGGCATTCTTAAGATGGTTTGGTTTGCCGGTGGAATTCGAAGTTTCTCAAGTATTTCATGCCTGGACTGCAAGTTCAAAGTTTATCTCACTTGCAGATCATGTTAGTATCCCTGACATTGAGGGTGTTTTGGGTCATACTTTCGCTCACAAGGGTTTAATTCTGGAAGCTTTTGTGCATGCATCATACAATCGACATGGTGGAGGTTGCTACCAG AGATTGGAATTTCTCGGTGATGCTGTGTTGGATTACTTGATCACTTCATATTTATACTCGGTGTTCCCAACTTTGAAACCTGGCCAGTTGACTGATTTGAGATCATCACTTGTTAACAACAGTTTGTTTGCTGAAGTAGCAGCTAGTTCATTGCACAAATTTATAATATGTGACAATAACAACCTACGTACTGCTATTGATAAGTTTGTGAATTACATCAAAAAGCCTGCTTCAGAAAGGCATTTACTTGAGGAGCCTCTATGCCCAAAG GTTCTAGGCGACATGGTTGAGTCTTGTATCGGTGCTATTATACTTGATGCAGGATTTGACTTGAATCATGTTTGGAAAGTGATGCTCTCATTTTTGTACCCTGTAATGCGATTTTCTAATTTGCAGATAAATCCTATTCGAGAACTGTTGGAGCTATGCCAACATCATCACTGGAGCATTAAATTTAGTCCTTCAAAAATTAGCAATAGTTACATGATCGAGGCGACAGTGACTGGTGAAAATTTCTGTTGCTCTGCCTCTGCAATGTTCTGCAGTATCAAGGGGGCAAAGAGAGTGGCTGCACAGCAAGTAACAGAAAAACTGAAG GCTCAAGGATACCGATTGAAGGCTAAATCACTAGATGAGATCCTTCAAACAATGCCAAAGATGGAACCCAGGCTGATTGGATATGATGAGATGCCTCTGTCTCAAGTTTCTTCCAGGGAATTGGCCGATGCTGGAAATTTGAGTTTGGAAAATCATTTCAATACTAGTGTGAATCCAGAAATCGATTTTCAAAGGCTGACTCTGAATGATAGTGCTGTTACCAATGGTTGTGCAAATGCAGAGTTCAATGTGTGTGAACTCGCAAAATTTTTGTCCTGCTCACAGAGAAAATCCAGAAAAGCGTCCTGTCAGAGCATTGAGGACGATTGTAATATTGACTTAAATGTGCATG GTAATCATCAAGGAAAAGCCAAGGCAAAATCACGCTTGAATGAAATTTGTGTTACCAACTGTTGGAGAGCCCCTGTGTATGAGCGCTGTAAAGAGGAAGGACCAAGCCATTTAAAACT TTTCACTTTCAAGGTGGTGGTGATAATTGAAAATGCTGAAGATATAATATTGGAATGCTTTGGTGGGCCCCAACTAAAGAAGAAGGTAGCTACCGAAGAAGCAGCGGAAGGTGCTCTCTGGTTCTTGGAGAAAGCAGGCTACATTACGTAA
- the LOC130814877 gene encoding dicer-like protein 4 isoform X4 — MLRFILFMTKENWKHLLYLLWSKCIIIAQMTNYWNLTISVWINLKRLNVRSSDDLSRVQNTKKLLQKLHNNILFCLTSLGLWGALQACRVHLNGGDCERIQLVDLKRNFGDDILQNEYLARIASLLETECMGVDVAEGTADMLCNKLLKEPFFSQKVLRLIGILSNFRSRPGMKCIIFVNRIIIARSLAYILGQIKILSAWKCDYLIGVHSNRMSRKITYDILEDFRCGKLNLLVATKVGEEGLDIQTCCLVIRFDLPETLASFIQSRGRARMPQSEYAFLVNSQNDRERYLMDSFRKDEDRMNMVIRERKPNGVIADINEEVYSVGSTGATISIQTSISLVYHYCSKLPHDEYFSPMPDLFYVDDNEGVICNIIFPSNAPIHHIVSTPQSNIEAAKKDACLRACKELHQVGALTDYLLPEQDDTLEEDDLDLRNYDGIEDEDSPLVLQEMVVPAVLQIPWSDVDKCVYLNAYFIRFKPKPHDRQYKEFGLFVKEPLPHEAERMKIDLHLARGRSVLADLIPSGVTKFNDEEMLLAMNFQEICLKIILDRSEFVCDHVPLKTNKVRAFDSSIYYLLLPIVPQEHDSSIYVDWMVIKRCLSSPIFTSVGRLVDTQIALDSHLQLADGPISTNDILNSLIYVAHKNSFFFVSRILPDKNGYNLYNNSASHIDYLSDKFGIHLAYPRQPLLQAKQLFCLHNLLHLRNRENIESFELEEHFFELAPELCELKIIGFSKEIGSSLSLLPSIMHRVENMLVAIELKDMLSKSFAEGTLITAERILEALTTEKCQESFSLERLEVLGDAFLKFAVGRYLFLKHKTFDEGQLSRRRSNLVNNSNLCKLGIKKKLQGYIRDQEFDPRQFFALGRPCSVKCTKEKEHSIHYDCEGNRKNGNDPHQVRCSRNHHWLTKKTIADVVEALLGAYIVDSGFKATMAFLRWFGLPVEFEVSQVFHAWTASSKFISLADHVSIPDIEGVLGHTFAHKGLILEAFVHASYNRHGGGCYQRLEFLGDAVLDYLITSYLYSVFPTLKPGQLTDLRSSLVNNSLFAEVAASSLHKFIICDNNNLRTAIDKFVNYIKKPASERHLLEEPLCPKVLGDMVESCIGAIILDAGFDLNHVWKVMLSFLYPVMRFSNLQINPIRELLELCQHHHWSIKFSPSKISNSYMIEATVTGENFCCSASAMFCSIKGAKRVAAQQVTEKLKAQGYRLKAKSLDEILQTMPKMEPRLIGYDEMPLSQVSSRELADAGNLSLENHFNTSVNPEIDFQRLTLNDSAVTNGCANAEFNVCELAKFLSCSQRKSRKASCQSIEDDCNIDLNVHGNHQGKAKAKSRLNEICVTNCWRAPVYERCKEEGPSHLKLFTFKVVVIIENAEDIILECFGGPQLKKKVATEEAAEGALWFLEKAGYIT, encoded by the exons ATGCTAAG GTTTATACTGTTCATGACAAAAGAGAACTGGAAACATTTGTTGTATCTCCTGTGGTCCAAGTGTATTATTATAGCTCAAATGACAAATTATTGGAATCTCACAATAAGTGTTTGGATAAACTTGAAGAGATTAAACGTCAG GAGCAGTGATGATCTCTCTAGAGTACAGAACACCAAGAAACTTCTCCAAAAGCTGCATAATAATATACTTTTTTGTTTAACTAGCCTTGGTCTATGGGGTGCATTACAA GCGTGTCGTGTTCATTTGAATGGTGGTGACTGTGAAAGAATTCAGCTTGTAGATCTAAAAAGAAACTTTGGCGATGACATCTTACAAAATGAATATCTAGCTCGGATTGCATCTCTACTAGAAACAGAATGTATGGGAG TAGATGTTGCTGAGGGAACCGCTGATATGTTATGTAACAAGCTTCTTAAAGAGCCATTTTTCTCACAGAAGGTTTTGCGTCTTATTGGAATCTTGTCAAACTTTAG GTCAAGGCCAGGTATGAAAtgtataatttttgttaatagGATTATTATTGCCAGATCTTTGGCATATATCCTTGGACAAATTAAGATTTTATCTGCTTGGAAATGTGATTACCTGATTGGCGTTCACTCAAACCGTATGTCCAGAAAAATCACGTATGATATTTTAGAAGATTTCCGGTGTGGGAAG CTAAATCTTTTGGTTGCTACTAAAGTTGGTGAAGAAGGACTTGACATTCAGACATGCTGTCTTGTAATACGATTTGATCTTCCTGAAACTTTGGCAAGCTTTATACAATCTAGAGGTCGTGCTCGAATGCCTCAGTCAGAATATGCTTTTTTAGTTAACAG TCAAAACGATAGAGAGCGCTATCTAATGGACAGTTTCAGAAAAGATGAAGATCGCATGAACATGGTTATCAGAGAAAGAAAACCAAATGGAGTGATTGCTGATATTAATGAAGAAGTCTATTCAGTGGGTTCCACTGGTGCTACCATTAGTATTCAAACTAGCATTTCATTGGTCTATCATTATTGTTCTAAACTTCCACATGATGA GTATTTCAGCCCCATGCCAGATCttttttatgttgatgataatgAAGGAGTTATATGCAACataatttttccttctaatGCTCCTATTCATCACATAGTGAGTACACCTCAATCTAATATAGAAGCAGCGAAAAAGGATGCTTGTCTAAGGGCATGCAAGGAATTGCATCAGGTTGGTGCCTTAACTGACTATCTCCTACCAGAACAAGATGATACATTGGAAGAGGATGACCTTGATTTGCGTAATTATGATGGAATAGAAG ACGAGGATTCACCACTTGTGCTGCAGGAGATGGTAGTTCCTGCTGTGCTGCAAATACCTTGGTCTGATGTGGATAAATGCGTCTATCTGAATGCCTACTTTATAAGGTTTAAACCTAAACCACATGATAGGCAATATAAAGAATTTGGCCTTTTTGTCAAAGAACCTCTGCCGCACGAGGCTGAGAGAATGAAGATTGATCTTCATCTTGCCCGTGGTAGATCTGTATTAGCCGATTTGATTCCTTCCGGAGTTACTAAATTTAATGATGAAGAG ATGCTGCTGGCTATGAATTTTCAAGAAATTTGCCTTAAAATAATTCTTGATCGGTCAGAATTTGTGTGTGATCATGTTCCCCTGAAGACTAATAAAGTTCGTGCATTTGATTCATCCATATACTATCTGTTGCTTCCTATTGTTCCACAAGAGCATGATAGCTCAATATATGTGGATTGGATGGTCATTAAAAGATGCTTGTCATCGCCAATTTTTACATCTGTTGGTCGTTTAGTTGATACCCAAATTGCTCTTGATAGTCATTTGCAGCTTGCTGATGGACCTATCAGTACGAATGATATTCTTAATAGTCTAATATATGTTGCTCACAAGAACTCGTTCTTCTTTGTTTCTCGAATTCTCCCAGACAAGAATGGGTACAACCTCTACAATAATTCGGCAAGCCATATAGACTACTTGAGTGACAA ATTTGGGATTCATCTAGCATACCCAAGACAACCTCTACTACAAGCAAAACAGCTCTTTTGCTTACACAATTTGCTGCATCTTCGGAACAGAGAAAATATAG AGTCTTTTGAACTAGAAGAGCATTTCTTCGAATTGGCACCTGAGCTATGTGAACTAAAGATAATTGGCTTCTCCAAAGAAATAGGGAGTTCATTGTCTTTGTTGCCATCTATCATGCATCGTGTGGAAAACATGCTTGTAGCAATTGAATTGAAGGATATGTTGTCCAAGTCATTTGCTGAGGGGACATTGATAACTGCCGAACGT ATTCTTGAAGCTTTGACTACAGAAAAATGCCAAGAAAGTTTTTCCCTTGAGAGACTTGAAGTTCTTGGTGATGCCTTTCTCAAGTTTGCCGTGGGACGATACCTTTTTCTTAAGCACAAAACTTTTGATGAAGGGCAGCTGTCTAGGAGGCGTTCTAATCTCGTAAACAACTCCAATTTATGCAAGCTGGGTATTAAAAAGAAATTACAG GGATACATACGTGATCAAGAATTTGATCCTCGACAATTCTTTGCTCTTGGTCGGCCTTGTTCAGTGAAATGTACCAAGGAAAAGGAACATTCTATCCATTATGATTGTGAAGGTAACAGGAAAAACGGGAATGATCCTCATCAAGTGAGATGTAGTAGGAATCATCATTGGTTAACCAAGAAAACAATTGCTGATGTAGTTGAAGCATTACTTGGAGCTTACATAGTTGATAGTGGCTTTAAAGCAACAATGGCATTCTTAAGATGGTTTGGTTTGCCGGTGGAATTCGAAGTTTCTCAAGTATTTCATGCCTGGACTGCAAGTTCAAAGTTTATCTCACTTGCAGATCATGTTAGTATCCCTGACATTGAGGGTGTTTTGGGTCATACTTTCGCTCACAAGGGTTTAATTCTGGAAGCTTTTGTGCATGCATCATACAATCGACATGGTGGAGGTTGCTACCAG AGATTGGAATTTCTCGGTGATGCTGTGTTGGATTACTTGATCACTTCATATTTATACTCGGTGTTCCCAACTTTGAAACCTGGCCAGTTGACTGATTTGAGATCATCACTTGTTAACAACAGTTTGTTTGCTGAAGTAGCAGCTAGTTCATTGCACAAATTTATAATATGTGACAATAACAACCTACGTACTGCTATTGATAAGTTTGTGAATTACATCAAAAAGCCTGCTTCAGAAAGGCATTTACTTGAGGAGCCTCTATGCCCAAAG GTTCTAGGCGACATGGTTGAGTCTTGTATCGGTGCTATTATACTTGATGCAGGATTTGACTTGAATCATGTTTGGAAAGTGATGCTCTCATTTTTGTACCCTGTAATGCGATTTTCTAATTTGCAGATAAATCCTATTCGAGAACTGTTGGAGCTATGCCAACATCATCACTGGAGCATTAAATTTAGTCCTTCAAAAATTAGCAATAGTTACATGATCGAGGCGACAGTGACTGGTGAAAATTTCTGTTGCTCTGCCTCTGCAATGTTCTGCAGTATCAAGGGGGCAAAGAGAGTGGCTGCACAGCAAGTAACAGAAAAACTGAAG GCTCAAGGATACCGATTGAAGGCTAAATCACTAGATGAGATCCTTCAAACAATGCCAAAGATGGAACCCAGGCTGATTGGATATGATGAGATGCCTCTGTCTCAAGTTTCTTCCAGGGAATTGGCCGATGCTGGAAATTTGAGTTTGGAAAATCATTTCAATACTAGTGTGAATCCAGAAATCGATTTTCAAAGGCTGACTCTGAATGATAGTGCTGTTACCAATGGTTGTGCAAATGCAGAGTTCAATGTGTGTGAACTCGCAAAATTTTTGTCCTGCTCACAGAGAAAATCCAGAAAAGCGTCCTGTCAGAGCATTGAGGACGATTGTAATATTGACTTAAATGTGCATG GTAATCATCAAGGAAAAGCCAAGGCAAAATCACGCTTGAATGAAATTTGTGTTACCAACTGTTGGAGAGCCCCTGTGTATGAGCGCTGTAAAGAGGAAGGACCAAGCCATTTAAAACT TTTCACTTTCAAGGTGGTGGTGATAATTGAAAATGCTGAAGATATAATATTGGAATGCTTTGGTGGGCCCCAACTAAAGAAGAAGGTAGCTACCGAAGAAGCAGCGGAAGGTGCTCTCTGGTTCTTGGAGAAAGCAGGCTACATTACGTAA